One segment of Mugil cephalus isolate CIBA_MC_2020 chromosome 14, CIBA_Mcephalus_1.1, whole genome shotgun sequence DNA contains the following:
- the LOC125019734 gene encoding major histocompatibility complex class I-related gene protein-like produces the protein MKTLLLLLLFCRVSSTVKHTLRYFSTGSSGVSNLPELVTVEVLDDIQTARCDGIKKELDVKLDWQKKIFDNDPDQYKFYTNDCYRVYPHLFKTTMSSLKQIFNQSEGVHILQLMEGCEWDDETGKATGFLQYGYDGEDLISLDLKTSTWITPKAQAFSVKQKWDSDKDLIIDNVWFYTEICPNWLKMYLLHGKSSLLKTVTSSVSLLQKTPSSPVSCHATGFYPDRALLFWRKDGEEIHEGVEHGEILPNHDGSFQMNVDLNISSVSPEDWRRYDCVFHLSGVEDDIITKLDETQIRTNWEKPSNMTTIIIISAVVVVVVVFAAAAGFMVHKKKQDQKAPLDPENISELSERLKPET, from the exons aTGAAAACTTTGCTTCTGTTGCTTCTCTTCTGTCGTGTTTCATCAACAG tgaaacacacactgagataTTTCTCCACTGGATCCTCTGGAGTCTCAAACTTGCCAGAACTTGTGACTGTTGAAGTGCTTGATGACATCCAAACTGCGCGCTGTGACGGCATCAAAAAGGAACTAGACGTAAAACTGGACTGgcagaaaaaaatctttgataATGATCCTGATCAATATAAATTCTACACCAACGATTGTTATAGAGTGTATCCTCACCTCTTCAAAACCACGATGTCCAGTCTGAAGCAGATCTTCAACCAAAGTGAAG GTGTCCACATCTTACAGCTTATGGAAGGCTGTGAATGGGATGACGAGACTGGAAAGGCTACTGGTTTCTTACAGTATGGTTATGATGGAGAAGACTTAATTTCTCTGGATCTGAAGACATCAACATGGATCACTCCTAAAGCTCAGGCCTTCTCCGTCAAACAGAAATGGGATTCAGACAAAGACCTTATAATAGACAATGTGTGGTTCTACACTGAGATTTGTCCTAATTGGTTGAAGATGTATTTGCTCCATGGGAAGAGCTCTCTATTAAAAACAG TG Acgtcctcagtgtctctcctccagaagactccctcctctccagtcagctgccacgctacaggtttctaccctgacagagccttgttgttctggaggaaagatggagaggagattcatgaaggagtggaacatggagagatcctccccaaccatgatggatccttccagatgaatgttgacctgaacatttcatcagtctcacctgaagactggaggaggtacgactgtgtgtttcatctctctggtgtggaggacgacatcatcaccaaactggatgaaacacagatcagaaccaactggg AGAAGCCAAGTAACAtgaccaccatcatcatcatctctgcagtggttgttgttgttgtcgtctttgcagcagctgctggattcatggttcataaaaagaaacaag accaaaaggCTCCACTTG ATCCTGAGAACATCTCTGAACTCTCTGAGAGACTGAAACCAGAAACCTGA